The following are from one region of the Oncorhynchus nerka isolate Pitt River linkage group LG8, Oner_Uvic_2.0, whole genome shotgun sequence genome:
- the akap14 gene encoding A-kinase anchor protein 14, with product MDERPSSNLSLRASEIVKNVLENARGALGHQQAVEDSTEYEFRNIEWITSKDFTIELGKVRIEEYIHTWEVHTSWLFSLVFLEETDHEFHKQYHYRAQWSIPTRRTPIPKATASVYFVIVISKIKPQTLPVEVYFLVESNRLTHRPGKTRFREKWLKDVIESKTLLQNTVDF from the coding sequence ATGGACGAGAGGCCTTCATCAAACCTAAGCTTGAGAGCATCTGAAATCGTGAAAAATGTACTGGAGAACGCACGCGGTGCCCTCGGCCACCAGCAAGCGGTGGAAGACTCCACCGAATACGAGTTTAGAAACATAGAATGGATAACTTCCAAGGACTTTACAATTGAACTGGGGAAAGTGCGAATCGAGGAGTACATCCACACATGGGAGGTGCACACCAGCTGGCTTTTTAGCCTAGTATTCCTCGAGGAGACGGATCATGAGTTTCACAAACAGTACCACTACCGGGCACAATGGAGCATCCCCACCCGACGCACCCCGATCCCCAAGGCGACTGCCAGTGTCTACTTTGTCATTGTGATTTCCAAGATCAAACCTCAGACTTTGCCCGTGGAGGTGTACTTTCTAGTGGAGTCGAACAGGCTGACACACAGGCCAGGGAAAACGAGGTTCAGGGAGAAGTGGTTGAAAGACGTCATCGAGAGCAAAACGTTGCTCCAGAATACTGTCGACTTTTAG
- the avpr2l gene encoding arginine vasopressin receptor 2, like, giving the protein MSLQLNYSGNGSSEREDAGGTDETGEHDFALIKAGVLGLIFVLATCGNLCLLHALWRKRKMNTRTQLFLLHLCFADLVVAFFQVLPQLCMEITHRFRGSDFVCRSVKYLQVVGMFASTYMIVAMTIDRYHAVCKPMVSFLKGSFKRYVAIGAAWLISLAFSTPQLFIFSLQELEDNLYDCWATFIEPWGSKIYISWITLSVFVLPVIILLYCQIKICTGIYFNMKRKALQASTSDRRTGTKGVSSAMLKTVKMTFVIIMVYSICWSPFFVVQLWSAWSPSTAPTNGPLFVIIMLLASLNSCTNPWIYLYYS; this is encoded by the exons ATGAGTTTACAACTCAATTATAGTGGCAATGGCAGTTCGGAGCGGGAGGACGCGGGAGGAACTGATGAAACAGGTGAACACGACTTTGCGCTTATAAAAGCTGGGGTTTTGGGATTGATTTTTGTCTTAGCCACATGTGGGAATTTGTGCCTTCTGCATGCACTTTGGAGGAAGCGCAAGATGAATACAAGGACTCAACTGTTCCTTCTGCACCTGTGTTTTGCGGACCTAGTGGTCGCTTTCTTCCAAGTCCTACCGCAGCTCTGCATGGAGATTACGCACCGGTTCCGGGGCTCAGATTTCGTCTGTAGGTCGGTGAAATATCTTCAGGTGGTTGGGATGTTCGCCTCCACATACATGATAGTGGCCATGACCATAGATCGGTACCATGCGGTCTGCAAACCCATGGTGTCGTTCTTGAAGGGTTCTTTTAAGAGGTACGTCGCCATAGGCGCAGCGTGGCTGATCTCTCTGGCTTTCAGCACTCCGCAACTCTTCATCTTCTCTCTCCAAGAACTAGAGGACAACCTGTATGATTGTTGGGCGACATTTATCGAACCTTGGGGTTCTAAGATATACATCAGCTGGATTACTTTATCAGTGTTTGTTCTCCCGGTTATCATCTTGCTGTACTGCCAGATTAAAATATGCACGGGGATATACTTTAACATGAAGAGAAAGGCGCTCCAGGCTTCCACGAGCGACAGGCGCACGGGCACCAAAGGGGTCTCGAGCGCGATGTTGAAGACGGTCAAAATGACATTCGTCATCATTATGGTCTACTCGATATGCTGGAGCCCCTTCTTTGTGGTCCAGTTGTGGTCTGCATGGAGTCCCAGTACAGCACCCACAAATG gtccatTGTTTGTCATCATCATGCTGCTTGCCAGTCTAAACAGCTGTACCAACCCCTGGATCTATCTTTACTACAGCTAG
- the LOC115117351 gene encoding THAP domain-containing protein 5-like isoform X1 translates to MPRYCAVKLCKNRGGASSKENKRISFYPFPLQDEVRLQIWVDNMKREEWTPSRHQYLCSEHFTEDCFDLRWGIRYLKHTAFPTIFPHTHDDADKAVSTSKNTTKPKTRICNANIELIRSPSPPGKNTPLILKRTVRVEPVVVSVTPVPNPEDASESTVTTLLYERPLVSDTEASTPSEMFLGEVMLSETQAAVCEVNRELSGDSGGILTASCLNLSGETQTLQQLDTLDSTVTVLCCESVGPVGRFSECEATVDALHMALGQTFRIFPLELRREEWVGDREEGPGDGEHISVYEHSYCKQDTDQEQLWRKTASLHTKIMELDRREESTMAKIRSLESEMAHLKESNIVLKDKQKLLEDYITSALL, encoded by the exons ATGCCCCGTTACTGTGCTGTAAAACTTTGCAAAAATCGTGGAGGAGCATCCTCTAAAGAAAACAAGAGAATAAGCTTTTACCC GTTCCCTTTGCAAGATGAGGTCAGGCTGCAGATCTGGGTAGACAACATGAAGCGAGAGGAGTGGACCCCCAGCAGACACCAGTACCTGTGTAGTGAACATTTCACTGAGGACTGCTTTGACCTGCGATGGGGGATCCGGTACCTGAAACACACGGCCTTCCCTACCATCTTCCCTCACACACACGAT GATGCAGATAAAGCTGTTTCCACCAGTAAGAACACCACCAAGCCCAAAACCAGGATATGCAACGCCAACATTGAACTCATccgctccccctcccctcctggcAAGAATACACCTCTGATTCTGAAAAGGACAGTCAGAGTGGAACCAGTCGTGGTGAGTGTCactcctgtccctaaccctgaggATGCCAGTGAATCTACggtcactacactgttatatGAAAGACCGCTTGTTTCAGACACAGAGGCCTCTACTCCTAGTGAAATGTTCCTGGGGGAGGTGATGCTCTCAGAGACCCAGGCTGCAGTGTGTGAGGTGAACAGAGAACTATCTGGAGACAGTGGTGGGATACTGACAGCCTCATGCTTGAACCTgtctggtgagacacagacacTGCAGCAGCTGGATACACTGGACTCCACTGTGACTGTGCTCTGCTGTGAATCCGTCGGCCCTGTCGGCCGTTTCTCTGAATGTGAAGCCACGGTGGACGCCCTCCATATGGCCCTCGGTCAGACGTTTAGGATCTTCCCTCTGGAGCTGCGGAGGGAGGAGTGGGTGGGAGACCGGGAGGAGGGCCCCGGGGACGGGGAACACATCTCTGTGTACGAGCACTCCTACTGCAAACAGGACACGGACCAGGAACAGCTGTGGAGGAAGACAGCCAGCCTCCACACCAAGATCATGGAGCTGGATAGGAGAGAGGAAAGCACCATGGCTAAAATACGATCGCTTGAGAGCGAGATGGCACATCTGAAGGAGAGCAACATTGTTTTAAAAGACAAGCAGAAACTACTGGAGGACTATATTACTTCTGCGTTGCTCTGA
- the LOC115117351 gene encoding THAP domain-containing protein 5-like isoform X2: protein MKREEWTPSRHQYLCSEHFTEDCFDLRWGIRYLKHTAFPTIFPHTHDDADKAVSTSKNTTKPKTRICNANIELIRSPSPPGKNTPLILKRTVRVEPVVVSVTPVPNPEDASESTVTTLLYERPLVSDTEASTPSEMFLGEVMLSETQAAVCEVNRELSGDSGGILTASCLNLSGETQTLQQLDTLDSTVTVLCCESVGPVGRFSECEATVDALHMALGQTFRIFPLELRREEWVGDREEGPGDGEHISVYEHSYCKQDTDQEQLWRKTASLHTKIMELDRREESTMAKIRSLESEMAHLKESNIVLKDKQKLLEDYITSALL, encoded by the exons ATGAAGCGAGAGGAGTGGACCCCCAGCAGACACCAGTACCTGTGTAGTGAACATTTCACTGAGGACTGCTTTGACCTGCGATGGGGGATCCGGTACCTGAAACACACGGCCTTCCCTACCATCTTCCCTCACACACACGAT GATGCAGATAAAGCTGTTTCCACCAGTAAGAACACCACCAAGCCCAAAACCAGGATATGCAACGCCAACATTGAACTCATccgctccccctcccctcctggcAAGAATACACCTCTGATTCTGAAAAGGACAGTCAGAGTGGAACCAGTCGTGGTGAGTGTCactcctgtccctaaccctgaggATGCCAGTGAATCTACggtcactacactgttatatGAAAGACCGCTTGTTTCAGACACAGAGGCCTCTACTCCTAGTGAAATGTTCCTGGGGGAGGTGATGCTCTCAGAGACCCAGGCTGCAGTGTGTGAGGTGAACAGAGAACTATCTGGAGACAGTGGTGGGATACTGACAGCCTCATGCTTGAACCTgtctggtgagacacagacacTGCAGCAGCTGGATACACTGGACTCCACTGTGACTGTGCTCTGCTGTGAATCCGTCGGCCCTGTCGGCCGTTTCTCTGAATGTGAAGCCACGGTGGACGCCCTCCATATGGCCCTCGGTCAGACGTTTAGGATCTTCCCTCTGGAGCTGCGGAGGGAGGAGTGGGTGGGAGACCGGGAGGAGGGCCCCGGGGACGGGGAACACATCTCTGTGTACGAGCACTCCTACTGCAAACAGGACACGGACCAGGAACAGCTGTGGAGGAAGACAGCCAGCCTCCACACCAAGATCATGGAGCTGGATAGGAGAGAGGAAAGCACCATGGCTAAAATACGATCGCTTGAGAGCGAGATGGCACATCTGAAGGAGAGCAACATTGTTTTAAAAGACAAGCAGAAACTACTGGAGGACTATATTACTTCTGCGTTGCTCTGA
- the si:ch73-139j3.4 gene encoding CD82 antigen, with protein sequence MKVDDKFQILKFFAAVFNSVFLILGLCIFGCAVWILFDKDNFIAVLSSVEVKTVAGGLFIIGLVVVGVTILGCMGAQLENRCFLLLYMGFLICIVLGQLFVTFIILINHGKITSKMKIEVDKIITEYGTNPDNQRHWKLLDNVQRYGHCCGMQSPNDWQSNMFIKNNSLIEVYPCSCFNTTDCPAISGFSTLLFGNGNETQIHPQRCVDIITNWLKENTLTIVGMEVGLLISQVLQFIVAVYLYQTVGQKVKLRNVSQLILSEDHCEPNPDNLDDPDYSDQNHGYPEPNQAYAHTNLAYPEEILAYPDDQHPAYSGPNHSYHR encoded by the exons ATGAAGGTGGACGACAAGTTTCAAATTCTGAAATTCTTCGCAGCAGTTTTCAACTCTGTTTTCTTG ATTCTGGGGCTCTGTATCTTTGGATGTGCGGTATGGATCTTGTTTGACAAGGACAATTTCATTGCTGTTCTCAGCTCTG ttgaagTGAAGACTGTAGCTGGGGGACTGTTCATCATTGGTCTAGTGGTGGTTGGTGTCACTATCCTGGGGTGTATGGGAGCCCAACTGGAGAACAGGTGCTTCCTACTACTG TATATGGGCTTCCTGATCTGCATCGTCCTTGGTCAGCTGTTTGTCACCTTCATCATTTTGATAAATCATGGAAAG ATCACATCTAAGATGAAAATAGAAGTGGATAAGATCATCACTGAATATGGAACAAACCCTGACAATCAACGACATTGGAAGCTTCTGGATAATGTACAGCGCTAT gggcacTGCTGTGGTATGCAGAGTCCTAATGACTGGCAGAGCAACATGTTCATTAAGAACAACAGTCTGATAGAGGTGTATCCCTGTAGCTGTTTCAACACCACGGACTGTCCTGCCATCTCAGGATTCAGCACACTGCTGTTTGGAAATGGAAATGAAACACAGATCCATCCACAg aGATGTGTAGACATAATCACCAACTGGCTGAAGGAGAACACTTTGACAATAGTGGGAATGGAAGTGGGCCTGCTAATCAGTCAG GTCCTCCAGTTTATAGTGGCTGTGTATCTGTACCAGACTGTTGGTCAGAAAGTCAAGCTGAGAAATGTTAGTCAACTGATTCTCTCTGAGGACCATTGTGAACCAAACCCTGACAACCTTGATGACCCTGACTACTCTGACCAAAACCATGGCTATCCTGAACCAAACCAGGCCTACGCACATACAAACCTTGCCTACCCTGAAGAAATCCTTGCCTACCCTGATGACCAACACCCGGCCTACTCCGGACCAAACCATTCCTACCACCGCTAA